A genomic window from Fusarium oxysporum Fo47 chromosome X, complete sequence includes:
- a CDS encoding fungal-specific transcription factor domain-containing protein, whose translation MATSQGCWSCRVRRKKCDRRKPVCGICDTLHITCHTGSRRPPWLDGGAQQARVAATLKEEVRQAAAHRRQRAHILRLEERSSSFARHNDEDQADRSQEDDDKSANHDSRGHHGNGNAGHTCLDGSADSSELDLGFIMHYMDHVFPLFFPFYRASRLDDGRGWLLAQLLKNPTLLSTVSCMTLFVFSIQASDTFTNKVAPCSAVLWDKVTCQLEKTFSTIKGDIARLFPPTSKFATSTPNSASFPAHISPSPTSTADLRHVCELLTSIIQLLCFEIGTGNSKNCVIHLDAALELFDIIVRISLEATVAGNKEQQQQWPCLSHVFRAIAGPPWTLGTYNGPAPRNADQMAFRFFSSILVVYDIIMSTALLKAPKLYPYHRQLLPSYKPYEAPSNYSSSSFVRNYSSGPDTNGHSIHTTNPKFPMDLLDVEGIIGCQSWVLAVVGEIATLAAWKKERQAQAQLDMVELDSYAADLRSVLETGLAELPAHPSRSTSSNSTPRTATTHDGINSLSTTGMTPNTPAQQSWSNTTRSHIVNMTTRIWADAAHIYLSVVVSGWQPCAAVIRKCVLEILALLEELRAIGDHRHRETERYDWATLKTLAWPFCVAGSLAKPGSDQARVRALTKDLGSLENVGTLRLATEIVELTWQSTAGAWGHSEGGALQGMDLASCLCRLGYPVLLV comes from the coding sequence ATGGCCACATCTCAGGGCTGCTGGAGCTGCCGTGTCCGCCGCAAGAAGTGTGACCGTCGCAAGCCCGTCTGCGGCATCTGCGACACCCTTCACATTACATGTCATACTGGGTCCCGCCGACCGCCCTGGCTCGATGGTGGTGCTCAGCAGGCCAGAGTCGCCGCTACCCTCAAAGAAGAGGTCCGACAGGCTGCCGCCCATCGCCGCCAGCGCGCCCATATTCTGCGCCTCGAGGAGCGTTCCTCATCCTTTGCCCGTCacaatgatgaagatcaagCCGACAGGAGccaggaagacgatgacAAGAGCGCGAACCACGACAGCCGTGGTCATCATGGCAATGGTAATGCCGGCCACACATGCCTCGATGGCTCTGCCGACTCGTCCGAGCTCGACCTTGGTTTCATCATGCATTACATGGACCATGTATTCCCCCTGTTCTTCCCCTTTTACAGAGCGTCCAGGCTCGATGACGGCCGGGGCTGGCTTCTTGCacagcttctcaagaacccCACGCTGCTTAGTACTGTTTCGTGTATGACGCTCTTCGTCTTTTCCATACAAGCCTCCGACACTTTCACCAATAAGGTTGCGCCATGCAGTGCCGTCTTATGGGACAAGGTTACCTGCCAGCTGGAGAAGACTTTCAGCACAATCAAAGGCGATATTGCCCGATTGTTCCCCCCCACAAGCAAATTTGCCACATCCACCCCCAACTCCGCGTCATTCCCAGCACACatttcaccatcaccaacaagcaCCGCGGATTTGCGCCATGTATGCGAACTCCTGACAAGCATTATCCAACTCCTCTGCTTCGAGATCGGCACAGGCAACAGCAAGAATTGTGTCATTCACCTCGACGCCGCGCTCGAGCTGTTCGATATAATCGTCAGGATCTCCCTGGAAGCCACGGTCGCCGGGAAcaaggagcagcagcagcaatggCCATGCCTTTCACACGTTTTTCGCGCCATTGCTGGGCCGCCGTGGACCTTAGGCACTTACAACGGGCCCGCCCCTAGAAATGCCGACCAGATGGCATTCCGCTTTTTCTCATCTATCCTCGTCGTATACGACATCATCATGAGTACCGCTCTGCTCAAAGCTCCAAAGTTATATCCATATCACAGACAACTACTGCCGTCCTACAAGCCATATGAAGCACCATCTAATTATTCCTCGTCTTCGTTCGTACGCAACTACAGCAGCGGCCCCGACACGAACGGTCATAGCATTCATACTACTAATCCGAAATTTCCAATGGACCTGCTTGACGTTGAGGGCATTATTGGTTGCCAGAGTTGGGTTCTGGCGGTTGTTGGCGAGATCGCGACACTGGCCGCGTGGAAAAAGGAACGCCAGGCACAAGCTCAACTCGACATGGTCGAGCTTGATAGCTATGCCGCAGATCTCAGATCTGTACTCGAGACTGGCCTGGCAGAGTTGCCTGCACATCCTTCACGGAGCACCTCGTCGAATTCGACACCGAGAACAGCGACAACACATGACGGTATCAACAGTCTAAGCACCACTGGGATGACACCGAATACGCCTGCACAGCAATCTTGGTCCAACACGACGCGGTCCCATATTGTGAACATGACTACCCGGATCTGGGCCGATGCCGCCCACATTTACCTGTCCGTAGTTGTCTCTGGGTGGCAGCCTTGCGCAGCAGTCATCAGAAAATGTGTGCTGGAAATCCTCGCACTACTGGAGGAGCTTCGAGCGATTGGCGATCACCGTCACCGAGAGACGGAAAGGTATGATTGGGCGACTTTGAAGACCCTCGCGTGGCCGTTTTGCGTCGCGGGCTCCCTTGCCAAGCCTGGATCTGATCAAGCCAGGGTACGGGCACTTACTAAAGATTTGGGTAGTCTTGAGAACGTCGGTACACTTCGCCTAGCTACCGAGATCGTGGAGCTTACATGGCAAAGCACCGCAGGGGCCTGGGGTCACTCCGAGGGGGGCGCTTTACAGGGCATGGACCTGGCTTCCTGCTTGTGTAGGCTAGGGTATCCAGTTTTGCTGGTATAA
- a CDS encoding CoA-transferase family III domain-containing protein gives MPTPEHASELSNIHIPDANKASHSIDRTNYKSFDVLKEVWTGLGLPETSLTAVRLPGKEGPALPSSFKIGILGQASIGLSALAAAQIHTLRNKIHLPTVTVPLEHAVVEYKCERLYTVSDELASPSGGAIGGLHKTSDGYVRIHDGFPNHVQGTLDLLGVKAGATRDQVSQQTADWASIDLENCGTAEGKVAIYALRSYRQWDKLPQSRAISNFPISIKQVSQLSPVGLPNTMQPGNLKCLQGLRVVEMSRVIAAPLCGKTLAAHGAEVIWVTSPTLPDLPRVDREFGRGKKTVQLDIHKSEDRKQLLNLLKDCDVFIQGYRPGSLASYGLSQDELRKINPTIIIANMSAFGPEGPWSGRRGFDSLVQTCSGMNVSEAEHAGKGEAARPTPCQALDHSGGYMLAVGVMAAVYHRAVNGGSWRVDVSLAGMMKYLRSLGQYPGASGFEAKDFEKPDDVPEDYFEIQETGFGTMKSIRHSATVEGLEVGWDIMPKPLGSDKPAWD, from the coding sequence ATGCCGACACCGGAGCACGCCTCAGAATTGAGCAATATTCATATACCCGATGCAAACAAGGCCTCTCATAGTATTGACCGAACAAACTACAAATCATTTGATGTCTTGAAGGAGGTCTGGACAGGTCTTGGTCTACCCGAGACCTCTTTGACAGCTGTCAGGCTTCCTGGTAAAGAAGGCCCAGCCCTTCCTTCGTCATTCAAAATCGGAATCCTCGGACAAGCCTCTATCGGGCTGTCTGCGCTTGCGGCTGCTCAGATTCATACCTTGCGAAACAAGATCCACCTTCCTACAGTCACGGTGCCGCTCGAGCACGCAGTCGTAGAGTACAAGTGCGAAAGATTATATACCGTTTCTGACGAGCTTGCTTCTCCATCAGGGGGCGCTATCGGTGGATTGCACAAGACCTCAGATGGCTACGTTCGAATCCATGACGGATTTCCAAACCATGTTCAAGGTACTCTTGACTTGCTTGGCGTGAAAGCTGGTGCAACTCGGGACCAGGTATCTCAGCAGACTGCAGATTGGGCTAGTATTGATTTGGAGAACTGTGGAACGGCAGAGGGTAAAGTCGCGATATATGCTCTGCGCTCATACCGTCAGTGGGATAAGCTCCCCCAGTCGAGGGCCATCAGCAACTTCCCTATTAGCATCAAGCAGGTCTCTCAGTTGTCTCCAGTTGGGCTGCCAAATACGATGCAGCCTGGCAATCTCAAGTGCCTACAAGGTCTTCgggttgttgagatgagtCGGGTGATTGCTGCACCGTTATGCGGCAAGACCTTAGCGGCCCATGGAGCCGAGGTTATTTGGGTGACTTCACCAACACTGCCAGATCTGCCGAGGGTTGACCGGGAATTTGGGCGAGGGAAAAAGACTGTCCAACTTGACATTCACAAGTCTGAGGATCGAAAgcagctcctcaaccttctcaaggACTGCGATGTGTTTATTCAAGGTTATCGACCTGGAAGTCTTGCCTCATACGGTCTGTCCCAAGATGAGTTGAGAAAGATCAATCCAACCATCATCATAGCCAACATGTCTGCTTTCGGCCCTGAAGGTCCATGGTCAGGCCGTCGTGGATTTGACTCGCTTGTGCAGACATGTTCAGGCATGAATGTCTCTGAAGCTGAGCACGCTGGAAAGGGCGAGGCTGCTCGCCCAACACCTTGCCAGGCTCTCGATCATTCAGGTGGATATATGCTTGCAGTTGGCGTCATGGCTGCTGTGTATCATCGTGCTGTCAACGGCGGTTCATGGAGAGTCGATGTTTCATTGGCAGGCATGATGAAATATCTGAGAAGCCTCGGCCAGTACCCTGGAGCGAGTGGTTTTGAAGCGAAAGACTTTGAAAAGCCCGATGATGTGCCTGAGGATTATTTCGAGATCCAGGAAACAGGCTTTGGCACCATGAAGTCCATCAGGCATAGTGCTACGGTGGAGGGTTTAGAGGTTGGTTGGGATATTATGCCAAAGCCACTTGGCTCCGACAAGCCGGCATGGGACTAA
- a CDS encoding RTA1 like protein-domain-containing protein: MNETGNFVIFGPKANCTLELCPIEMSVYGYRPSLPANITFAALFTFATFAHAYLGFKCKTPWFMWCMILSCTHEVTGYVARILLWVNPWSFGAFITQIIAITQAPVFYCAAIYVTLGQSIEHYGPSLARFPTKYFAWVFVPMDIISLILQGTGGGLSASSSGASQVGVDVAMAGLILQVIMLVAFSLLFGDYMFRYLRSKKSRNLGSRDKLFFAFLAIAVLATLARCVFRADELKEGYQGELIKHEDLFIALEGVLIVVAVFCLFIAHPGFVFNRPAKVYYSIATGTEATDEMAYRSKLADPVRAAYKGDGLYDSSI, translated from the exons ATGAACGAGACGGGGAACTTCGTCATATTTGGGCCCAAGGCCAACTGTACCTTGGAA CTTTGCCCTATCGAGATGAGCGTTTATGGCTACCGACCTTCTCTTCCTGCCAATATTACTTTTGCCGCTTTATTCACCTTCGCGACTTTCGCGCATGCCTACTTGGGCTTCAAATGTAAAACACCCTGGTTCATGTGGTGCATGATCCTAAGCTGCACACATGAAGTAACGGGCTATGTAGCACGTATTCTGCTCTGGGTCAATCCGTGGAGTTTTGGTGCATTTATTACCCAAATCA TTGCTATCACGCAAGCTCCTGTTTTCTATTGTGCCGCAATCTATGTCACCCTTGGCCAAAG TATTGAGCATTATGGACCAAGCCTTGCTCGATTTCCCACCAAATACTTTGCCTGGGTATTTGTACCTATGGATATTATCTCGTTGATCTTGCAAGGTACTGGAGGAGGTCTCTCGGCGTCCTCATCCGGTGCTAGCCAGGTCGGGGTTGATGTCGCCATGGCAGGACTGATTCTGCAAGTCATTATGTTGGTTGCATTTAGCCTCTTGTTCGGTGACTACATGTTTCGATACCTACGATCGAAGAAGTCCCGAAATCTCGGGTCGAGAGACAAGCTGTTCTTTGCCTTCCTCGCCATTGCAGTCCTGGCTACTTTGGCTCGTTGTGTCTTCCGGGCCGATGAACTCAAAGAGGGTTACCAAGGGGAGCTGATCAAGCATGAGGACTTATTCATTGCTTTGGAAGGAGT GTTGATTGTTGTGGCAGTCTTTTGCCTCTTTATTGCCCATCCTGGCTTTGTCTTCAACCGGCCAGCGAAGGTTTACTACTCTATCGCTACTGGCACTGAAGCCACTGACGAGATGGCTTATCGATCTAAGCTTGCTGATCCTGTCA GAGCAGCATACAAGGGCGATGGATTATATGACAGTAGTATTTAG
- a CDS encoding globin-like protein, translating into MSLTTSQVDIVKSTAPVLKIHGETITSLFYKNLIGTYPDLRNIFNLSHQHDGAQAKALAGAVLAYATYIDKPEFLASTIERIAQRHVSLKVTEDQYALVGEQLIKAIGEVLGDALTDDIADAWTAAYGQLANIFINREKQLYQEAGEWDGWRKFKIAKREKEADLITSFYLAPSDGKTPLPPFRPGQYVSLRINVPELGGIFQCRQYSMSQAPHSDYYRVSIKKESFTLEGKDEPLPGTVSNLLHNHYQVGEEIEMTYPRGEFWLDIEDDTKANAPLILISAGVGVTPLMSMLESVLSSPQSKMANRPILWLHAARTSQHMAFRTHVRSVSAGHENVETLIWLKNVAQNDKKGEDYDFEGRLDLDVVYQAKKEELENKGSQFFICGPASWMVATRDKLQSLGVAHEQINMELFGTGSINQE; encoded by the coding sequence ATGTCGTTAACAACTTCCCAAGTTGACATTGTCAAGTCAACAGCCCCTGTACTCAAGATTCATGGAGAGACCATCACATCCTTGTTCTACAAGAACTTGATTGGCACCTACCCCGATCTCCgcaacatcttcaacctcagccaTCAACACGATGGCGCTCAAGCCAAAGCTCTGGCTGGTGCTGTGCTCGCGTATGCCACCTATATCGACAAGCCCGAATTTTTAGCATCTACAATCGAACGTATTGCCCAGAGACATGTCAGTCTGAAGGTTACGGAAGATCAATATGCTCTTGTTGGCGAGCAGCTTATCAAAGCCATTGGAGAAGTACTAGGCGATGCCCTCACGGATGACATCGCTGATGCGTGGACGGCTGCCTACGGTCAACTAGCcaatatcttcatcaaccgCGAGAAGCAATTGTATCAAGAGGCCGGCGAGTGGGATGGCTGGAGGAAGTTCAAGATTGCCAAGCGTGAGAAGGAAGCAGATCTCATCACAAGTTTTTATCTGGCTCCATCTGACGGCAAGACACCCCTGCCCCCGTTCCGTCCTGGTCAGTATGTCAGCCTCCGAATCAATGTACCTGAGCTCGGTGGCATCTTCCAATGTCGTCAGTACAGCATGAGTCAGGCACCTCACAGTGACTACTACCGAGTCAGTATCAAGAAGGAGAGTTTCACTCTGGAAGGAAAAGACGAACCTTTGCCCGGCACCGTCTCCAATCTCCTACATAACCACTATCAGGTTGGagaggagattgagatgaCATATCCTCGTGGCGAATTCTGGCTTGACATCGAAGATGATACAAAGGCAAATGCACCTCTCATTCTAATATCGGCGGGCGTTGGTGTTACACCCTTGATGTCCATGCTCGAGTCAGTTCTCAGCTCGCCTCAATCGAAGATGGCAAACAGACCTATCCTCTGGCTCCACGCAGCTAGAACATCGCAGCACATGGCTTTCCGAACACATGTTCGCAGTGTATCGGCGGGCCACGAGAACGTCGAGACTCTTATCTGGCTCAAGAACGTGGCCCAAAACGATAAGAAGGGCGAAGACTATGATTTCGAGGGACGATTAGACCTCGATGTTGTGTATCAAgcaaagaaggaagaatTGGAAAACAAGGGATCTCAATTTTTTATTTGTGGACCTGCTTCTTGGATGGTAGCAACAAGAGATAAGCTACAAAGTTTAGGGGTTGCGCACGAGCAAATCAACATGGAGCTCTTTGGAACTGGCAGTATCAACCAGGAGTGA
- a CDS encoding chaperonin 10-like protein gives MAISEVMKAVVFNGPYKISVQDRPIPQIQNSQDIIVKVNMTALCGSELHLYRGVEPTEPDFIMGHEFTGTVVALGTEVKTVKIGDKVVSPFTASCGECYYCQNGGSARCVKSQALGSPNLDGAQAEYVRVPFADGTVIKAPEGIHDQALILMADIFPTGYFGVQSGVEMMPKLDLQDSTIVVIGCGPVGLCAIVAAAVLKPKHLFAVDSVQNRLDQAAKLGAEPLNFMESRDKMIEQVKSVTDGRGADIVVEVVGLSPALRTAFDLVRSFGAISSIGVHNAEIPWSGSDAYNKNVRLQMGRCPVRSIFSEAMEVLKKEQDSLSFLFDNILPLSEAVRGYDLFNESKVQKIVFQV, from the exons ATGGCAATCTCAGAAGTGATGAAGGCTGTGGTTTTTAATGGCCCATATAAGATCTCTGTGCAAGACAGACCAATTCCTCAGA TCCAGAATTCTCAGGACATTATTGTGAAGGTCAACATGACTGCTTTGTGTGGATC AGAGCTACACTTGTACCGAGGCGTTGAACCAACAGAACCGGATTTTATCATGGGTCACGAATTTACAGGTACTGTTGTTGCTTTGGGCACTGAAGTCAAGACCGTGAAGATTGGAGACAAAGTCGTCTCCCCCTTTACCGCTTCTTG TGGCGAATGCTACTACTGTCAGAATGGTGGCTCAGCACGATGTGTCAAGAGCCAAGCCCTTGGTTCTCCCAATCTCGATGGAGCTCAAGCAGAATATGTCCGTGTACCGTTCGCAGACGGGACTGTGATCAAGGCCCCTGAGGGAATCCACGACCAGGCCCTTATTCTAATGGCTGATATCTTCCCCACTGGTTATTTCGGTGTCCAGAGCGGAGTTGAGATGATGCCGAAGCTAGATCTGCAAGATTCGACTATCGTGGTGATTGGCTGTGGTCCCGTTGGACTATGCGCCATTGTTGCTGCGGCAGTGCTGAAGCCAAAGCATCTATTTGCTGTGGATAGTGTTCAGAACAGACTTGATCAGGCTGCGAAGCTTGGTGCCGAGCCTCTCAACTTCATGGAGAGCAGGGACAAAATGATTGAACAGGTAAAGTCAGTTACTGATGGCAGAGGCGCTGATATAGTGGTGGAAGTAGTCGGGCTCTCGCCAGCCCTTCGAACTGCATTTGACCTCGTTCGGTCGTTCGGTGCTATCAGCAGCATTGGTGTCCATAACGCAGAG ATCCCTTGGTCAGGCAGTGACGCGTACAA TAAAAATGTTCGTCTGCAAATGGGACGGTGCCCAGTAAGAAGTATCTTTTCTGAGGCAATGGAAGTTCTCAAGAAAGAACAGGATTCTCTCAG CTTCCTATTCGACAACATTCTTCCTCTATCAGAGGCAGTTCGAGGCTACGACCTGTTCAACGAGTCCAAGGTCCAGAAGATCGTTTTCCAAGTCTGA
- a CDS encoding myosin-crossreactive antigen yields the protein MTRLFLATRAEVENKRIDEVFNEDFFKSNFWLYWQTMFAFQTWHSALEMKLYLHRFVNHIKGMPDFSTLKFTKYNQYESLVLPLHKWLEDQGVVFQYCTEVQDVDFNIGENKKTATFIHWIRDGEKGGQSLGVNDLVFMTIGSLTENSGLGDQHTPAKLHDGPAPAWDLWRRIAAKDPSFGRPEIFCDNIPATKWMSATVTTLDKRVPEYIQKICKRDPFSGRVVTGGIVTVRDSSWIMSWTVNRQPHFKNQPKDQIVVWVYGLLVEKNGDYVKKPMQDCTGEEITQEWLYHMGVPENDIPVLAAEGAKCVPVMMPYVTSFFMPRKAGDRPDIVPAGAENFAFLGQFSETTRDTIFTTEYSVRTAMESVYKLTGVDRGVPEVFGSTYDVRVLLDAMCQLRDGKELATWLPERIRRFLVNKLEGSQIGQLMHEYHLI from the coding sequence ATGACGAGGCTTTTCCTTGCTACTAGAGCTGAAGTAGAGAATAAGCGCATTGACGAAGTCTTCAACGAAGACTTCTTCAAGAGCAACTTTTGGCTCTACTGGCAGACCATGTTTGCTTTTCAGACCTGGCACTCTGctttggagatgaagctgtACCTCCATCGCTTTGTCAACCATATCAAAGGCATGCCTGACTTTTCGACCCTCAAATTCACCAAGTACAACCAGTATGAgtctcttgtgctgccaTTGCATAAGTGGCTCGAGGATCAGGGTGTTGTATTTCAGTACTGCACCGAGGTTCAAGATGTCGACTTCAACATTGGGGAGAATAAGAAGACTGCAACTTTCATTCACTGGATCAGAGATGGAGAGAAGGGTGGTCAGTCTCTCGGAGTAAACGACCTCGTCTTTATGACTATTGGTTCGTTGACGGAGAACTCTGGCTTGGGCGATCAACATACCCCAGCTAAACTACATGATGGTCCAGCTCCCGCCTGGGACTTGTGGCGTCGCATCGCAGCCAAAGACCCCTCTTTCGGCCGCCCAGAGATTTTCTGTGACAACATCCCTGCGACAAAGTGGATGTCAGCAACTGTCACGACTTTAGACAAACGTGTTCCCGAGTATATCCAGAAGATCTGCAAGCGAGACCCATTCAGCGGAAGAGTCGTAACTGGAGGTATCGTCACAGTCCGGGATTCTAGCTGGATCATGAGCTGGACGGTCAATCGTCAGCCTCACTTCAAGAACCAGCCCAAGGATCAGATTGTTGTTTGGGTCTACGGCcttcttgtcgagaagaacGGCGACTACGTTAAGAAGCCTATGCAAGATTGCACTGGCGAGGAGATCACCCAGGAGTGGCTATATCACATGGGAGTCCCAGAGAACGACATCCCTGTTCTTGCGGCTGAAGGCGCCAAATGCGTTCCAGTAATGATGCCATATGTCACATCTTTCTTCATGCCACGAAAAGCAGGGGATCGTCCCGACATTGTTCCAGCCGGAGCAGAGAACTTTGCCTTCCTTGGGCAATTTTCAGAGACGACACGCGATACTATTTTCACTACAGAATATTCCGTTCGTACGGCTATGGAGTCGGTATATAAGCTTACTGGGGTGGACCGTGGTGTTCCAGAGGTATTTGGTTCGACTTATGATGTGAGAGTTTTGCTTGATGCAATGTGTCAGTTACGAGATGGCAAGGAATTGGCGACGTGGCTGCCAGAGCGTATTCGAAGGTTTCTAGTCAACAAGTTGGAAGGATCACAGATTGGCCAGTTGATGCATGAGTATCATcttatttag
- a CDS encoding cytochrome P450, translated as MDHIMMVEPKSFEAIAVSFASGCLLHILFYRKGEWDLLALRIFQAYATLPIIVIGLLRLAEFKGWQHDTNLSAVSVLLLEGAHILGLLTSILCYRMIFHPLNKFPGPLRARISNFYPTYLTTKNAHLYEEVEQLHQKYGDFVRLGPTQLSIIHPKAIDAIYSAKSPCTKGPFYNILHPRVSLHMIRDHKEHSNRRKIWDRALSSKSLRDYEPRVTKYTTQLLDRLNEMQGTTINASNWLNFYSFDVMGDLAFGKSFNMLRDGVNHYFLSSLHDSMKMVGALAHISWIIPILKLIPAVSAEDRKFWAWIESQVEERSRMKPDNPDVFAWILDEYERSPKTHQAKLNVEAEAYLIAVAGSDTTSATLTGLLFELATNPSQIIKLREEIDMYFSDREHADHTSLSNLTHLNAVIDESLRLHPPVPSGLQRVTPPQGLMVGDTFIPGNTIVQVPMHTVQRDERYFVRPSEYIPERWTTSPELVKDKTVYAPFSIGRYSCVGKQLGLMEVRYVIAHIVRAFDVRLGEGQTQEGFLKSKMDTFTLATPNLHLVFTPRLTK; from the exons ATGGACCACATTATGATGGTTGAACCCAAAAGCTTTGAGGCCATTGCGGTCTCGTTTGCCAGTGGCTGTCTCCTACACATTCTCTTCTACCGTAAGGGAGAATGGGACTTGCTTGCACTTCGCATCTTTCAGGCCTATGCTACATTACCCATTATTGTGATTGGGTTGCTGCGCTTGGCTGAATTCAAGGGATGGCAACATGACACCAATCTTTCAGCTGTATCCGTTCTTTTGCTCGAAGGTGCTCACATACTCGGGCTTTTGACCAGCATCCTCTGTTATCGCATGATCTTCCATCCCTTGAACAAGTTCCCTGGGCCACTCCGCGCTCGAATCTCAAACTTCTATCCGACCTACCTCACTACCAAGAATGCGCACCTCtatgaagaggttgagcAGCTCCATCAGAAATATGGTGATTTTGTCAGATTAG GACCAACACAACTTTCCATTATCCATCCAAAGGCGATCGATGCGATCTACTCTGCCAAATCCCCATGCACCAAAGGCCCATTCTACAATATTCTCCACCCTCGTGTCTCGTTACACATGATTCGCGATCACAAAGAGCACAGCAACAGACGAAAGATTTGGGACAGAGCCCTGAGCTCCAAAT CACTACGGGACTACGAGCCTCGCGTCACGAAATATACTACACAATTACTCGATCGTCTCAATGAGATGCAAGGCACGACTATCAACGCCTCAAACTGGTTGAACTTTTACAGCTTCGACGTTATGGGTGATCTTGCATTTGGCAAGTCCTTCAACATGTTACGTGACGGTGTGAATCATTATTTCCTGTCGTCACTACACGACTCAATGAAGATGGTTGGGGCTCTCGCGCATATTTCATGGATTATCCCCATCCTGAAGCTCATCCCCGCAGTTAGTGCTGAGGATCGAAAGTTCTGGGCGTGGATTGAGAGTCAGGTTGAGGAACGATCAAGG ATGAAGCCTGATAACCCCGATGTCTTCGCTTGGATCCTCGATGAATACGAGCGCAGTCCAAAGACACACCAAGCAAAGCTTAATGTTGAGGCCGAAGCTTATTTGATCGCAGTTGCTGGAAG CGACACGACCTCTGCGACattgactggtcttctcttcgaGCTGGCGACTAATCCCTCTCAGATCATCAAGCTGAGAGAGGAGATTGACATGTACTTCAGCGATAGAGAACACGCAGACCATACATCACTCTCTAATCTCACCCATTTGAATGCCGTCATCGATGAGTCGCTTCGTTTGCATCCGCCTGTCCCTTCAGGTTTGCAGAGAGTCACTCCTCCGCAGGGACTGATGGTGGGGGACACTTTCATACCAGGCAATACAATTGTCCAGGTTCCCATGCATACAGTCCAGCGAG ATGAACGCTATTTCGTGAGACCATCGGAGTATATCCCTGAGCGTTGGACTACATCTCCCGAGTTGGTCAAAGACAAGACGGTCTATGCACCTTTCTCAATTG GGCGATATTCCTGCGTTGGGAAGCAGCTTGGTTTGATGGAGGTGAGATATGTTATAGCACATATTGTACGGGCGTTCGATGTGAGGCTTGGTGAGGGCCAGACACAAGAGGGTTTcttgaagtccaagatggATACGTTTACATTGGCAACCCCAAACCTTCACCTTGTCTTTACACCTCGTCTTACCAAGTAA